TTATCCACCTGCAGACCTCTTCTAGGTATCGCTGGCTTTGTAGAATGTCTTGTCAGCATATTGCAAAGTATTACAGGTATTTTTATAAGgagaataaaatcaaaattgctCAATTTAGTATGACtcgagcaacttcgcttgcgtcacataagagagaatgcagtaaaacagctttataatattagcatagattatGGCCTAAATGTTATGACTTTTATTTCAGATGTTTCATTTTGGCCAGATGGGTCAGCACATGCGTTGGCTCAACTGAGTGGAGAGTCGGTAAATCGTTCTCGTCTACGTCATAGCGGTGGTTTGCCGCTGTTAGTAGCGGCCGCTAGAGTGAACCCGCGCGCCATGCACGCTCTACTGCAGTATGTCTTTGATGACACATGTAAGTTAAACATTACACTATTCATGTATCTATATactgctcgcgacttcgtctacGTGAAAAGATCCCCCTGCGTGAATATTTCTATCTCATGCGTTTATCCAAATTATAAGCTATcaatgtaccaaattttattaaaatccgtctAGTAGATTTTCCTAAAATAGTAGTAGGGTATTCTGGTCAAGTATACTTCCTATAAAATGTCCTGCTCTAAGCGTCTCTGAcgacaataataatatctaaggatcatatttatttacagcatTCCAGATTCTGGTCAATGAAGGCCTTGTCAATTTATTAACTGATGAACTAactaactatttaaaaacaatgaatttTGAACATAACAATACAGATTCAGATCACAATGATATTTTAACTGAAACTGCAGACAAAGTGAAAGAATCACAAAAAGATGTTAAGGTAGATAAAGAAGTTCAACAAACAACAGAACAGTCAACTGCCAGTAATGCAGAAGGGAAAAGCAGTCTATTCGCTCGACGCAAAGGTCCATTGTCTTGTAAAAACGAAGATGAACTAAAAGTGGTTATAGAAAGAGACAACATGATTGTCGGTTTCATTGATGCTATAGACAGTGACGCGACTGACGACAGTCAAAGCGAAGACGAGACGCCGCCCTTACGACGTAAGTGCCTCAAAAGAGCTCGATCTAAAAGCCCAAAAGCTATGAAAAAAGTAAGTAACAAGCTATATTTAATTCTTAGctgatatttcaaaaattaactGCTACTTATTGTTTTTTAGAAATCTCAGCTCATAAAAATGGCCAGTAAGGATTGGTCGGCGGGTGTATACTGGGAGCCAAAGAGTCCTGAATGGCCCTCATTGCCACAGGCATCAGGGTCTCACGTATCTATGAGTCCAGAAAGAGGAGATACATTGGGTCCATTGTCACCATATTCACTGTATTCAGATGGTTATCAGTCTGGTTTCAGTCCAGAATACAGGGCCTTTCCGTCGAATAAACGTACAAAATGGGACTGGAGCCCTGAGTCTGGTGTTAGTTCAGGAGAAGCTAGTTCAATGTCTCCTTACTGGACGGATCATAACCAGTGGAGCCCTAGCAGTTCTGGAGGACCTTCATCACCATTTAGTATCAAGGAAGGTAggatatattgttatttaagtcTTTACCCCTTTATGAGCCAGAGTTATTGTACGACTATCATTAGTATGAACATTTGGCCTAAAGGaaataatgatttgtttttttagttttatataaaaccagCGGCCATCTAAAACTTCGCCCGCGTGGACTTCGGTTTTCTCGTATTTATGTTataccattaaatattttcagataGCTCAGATTCGGAGATATCGGGTCGTTACTCACCCGTGTGTAGTGACAATGAGGGCGAAGTGGTCGACTTGGCTGGTGTTAACAGCACTGTGGTTGATCTGGACGCCGCTCAAGTCGCACATGATCTTGACGAACTCATTATGGAGGACGACGAGAGTGTAGAAGTGGAGGCCCCACTCGAAGGTAGATGTACGAAGATATCGTAATTTTTTTAGACAGCTTTAGTAGTATAGTGGCTTTGATATCGATCCCATAGAACGAGTCCCCCAAACCATAAACTAAAGCTTaaacttcaaattaatttacacCATATTCTGcttagaatttaataatatttttatttttagatgacTCTACTGATATTGATAAGCATAACAAGTCATCGCGAGTCCATATAGCATGCGTACTAGTGTTATTGTTCCGAGTGTCACACGGAGCATGCAATTCGTTCGGAGCCCTCCGTGAAGAGCCGGTGCCGAATCAAACATTGGAGCTGTTGACTGGCCGCGAGTGTTTGAATGCTTTATTAGATTATGTTGAAAGATGTAAGCGGCCTCTTGGACGTGCTGCACGAATTCTTGCCAAAGTATTAAGGTACTTTTTCAGCTTTTTTGTATTCACCATTCTCCACCACCAGGCTccagataataataatcaaatttatttccaGTAACGCACTCTGCCTCATGAGCATATTAAAACACAGACTGGTTCTGAGGTTACATTACATGTCCCTCAGTTCTAAACATCCATCTGCTAAATGCCAGCAATGTAAACAGGTGAGAACACAGAACAGACAAGTACAACTACTACTATTTTCTGGATCATGAGAAATATGCAATACATTgactaataataacttttaaactctcgcgttgcatgtttaatgtataatagaatacgggaattaacgcgaacacgcattttaccttaaaatgcctaacgtttcggcgcaggttgcactcgccgtggtcccaggcagactggagcagcgatgacaggacttcgtgtatatgaggcggacgaatgtccatccaccctcatattttgatttttccaaccgccaacacacactacactaaccgtgtccctattctgtgagctaaccgattgcgaaacatagcgaggttttgtaacagtaatcactggattccacgtcgcggataatttgaagccgtcttcccgattgaaatttggatgtttcttgatttcgatcgcttcacgaacaatcctcgagtagaaatgtcgttcagtggagaggacttgagggcgatggaattcaatccagtgattagttcctgcttcgagtagatgttccgcaatggctgacttgctgatttgacggttcttaacagcggcgatatgttccttgaccctttcagctatcgaccgcttagtctggcctatgtaggaactaccgcagctgcagttgatcttgtagacacctggtgtttgaaacggtagtacatccttcggtgtgcccaccatgctgctgacttttgcccccggcgtgaacactgtgctgatgctgtattgtttcaatacattcccgatcttatcagtcactcctctaacgtagggcaagtaggcgggctgtctgttgacctccggatgtttactccgtttcgtgatcctgttccttcgtcgacttacgtggtatccgttcattcgtagtacctcctgaacatgttccagctccttcccaacatgttcagggtcacagaggtcatgagctctgttcttcagtgacgtcataacggactgcaagtgacggggatggtgatgtgatgtagcgtgcaggtatctatctgtgtgtgtcggtttccggtaaacacagtgtgataaggatccatcgggtttcgcggcaaccctcacatctaggaatgacaacgacctgtccgtctccatttcgtaggtgaacctcatcttagggtgaatggagtttaggtgttctagatattgatctacttcctgttgacctccttggataaaggcccatttagacggggagagtttctcgtacggttccgagcgagaaactatacgctactatcacaagcaataatcgccataacacaatcgtatcaaaatgtttacatacaggcaAGAACTAAAATCTCGCCTACGATTATGTCATACGAGATTCGCATATGACTTATCGCTAGGCGATAATTGCCTATGTTTGTTTACACGACGCAGGTATTGTTGCTTACGAGAATCTCAACTTGTATAAACACGATCTCGTGTGacatattttcaagttgatacGAGTATCGTACAAATCAGTTTGAATCGTTTTTAGTGCGAGATTTGTCATTCGAGTTTAGTGACCCGATGCATTTTCGAGAACTGATAGCGACACACAGTGGTGGAATTCAAGCATGCAAGATGACTTTCCAAATGATTCAACGAatgcacaatatttttttttttccaaatatctctatattaagttgatttattataagctaattgccatttatttgttttgtaatctaccttattaaagcaagactgattttgaataaatacttagataatCTTTTGATAGTTACCTAAGTGATTTTGAAATGAATCGTGTTTCATTCATACCTTAATGAAATCCTCCAATGCTATGTAAATAGCTTGCAGAACTTCTACCAAAAAGTAACTTATGGTACACctatatactataaatatttctgataatgtttgaaatgaatcttctgtagccaaatattttcgtaacccgaaatttatttttgaatgtctcTTCATCTTTCAATTGTAATTCAAGGCACAACATGTTAGATGCTCCCAAATCATTTCTTCTAGCTATCCATTTTCTAACCTAACgccttttcttttttttccgTTTACCTTATTCTTGCCTTAGAAgagcaaatataattaaaacaccaTCGCGCACTGCACTCATAGTAGCAACTGGCATAAAATCTCGAAATacgattattgctttgaaattatgtttacacggacataacaatattacattgcAAGGCAATTCTCGCCCAAAGCAACGTGCGAGGAGAGCGaatgtttagacgaaaaaaatgttttatattctttcgataatcgtatcttcgagacgagaaactctccccgtctaaatgggccttaatgcagaagatgtcgtccacatatcttttccaaagccgtatggtttttggtccgagtgccaatgctttctcctcaaagtgatccatccagagattagccagtgcaggggcaacggggctgcccattgcgacgccatcaatctgaaggtaatgttggccttggaaaaggaagtagttgccgtccaaacagtttttaagaagatcaatatagttaaacggcatctcgttgtcctctagcttggtctttaccacgtccaaacactccttaattggaacattggtgaagagcgactcgacgtcaaaactcaccatgacatcgcccggttccaatctaaggtccttaataatctggacgaagtgccgcgaatctttcacaaaagacggtgtatttcccacaagtggctgcaatactgacgcaacgtactttgcaaggtcgtaagtaggagaggcgatttgactcacgataggccgcagtggtacgttggacttgtgtattttgggcaggccatataatttcggtggttggtgcgacttcggtttatacagtctttcgtactcgtcttccgtgaaaaggtccttgttgtcctgtatcagcgtccgtattcgtcgtgttactctagccgtagggttatatgataccggtttatataccttgttatcacataacaaatcccgaactttctgttggtaatcagttgtattcatcactacagtggcgtttcccttgtcggccttaagcactaatatatcccggttatcccgaataagtttcagtgcttgacgctcttctgcagtggtattactcgctggaaccttcgattttcgtaatataaccgcaacgtcctgtcgcagggtatcggcgtcgccgggcggtattttattacgagcaatcgtttcctcgacgctactgattacactttcgaacggaattcgcttaggcgttagtgcgaagttcatgcctttggccaagatgttaatcgtaggttggtctaaactcacatttgaaaggtttacgacggttttagtcagtggatcgggtacagccggtgacgtatttttctcgacataccttcggttgtactccttcgagaacttacgctcatgggtttcactacacaactcgaaggtccgagaagcctgaagatacgttacccgatcacacaagtcgtaatcttcgcgtgataaactaacactacacttcacatgtaacacgtataactcgctatgaatacggttaagctcactgtgtttgttccgtattaattgtctcagaagccgttcactcgcgttatttagaatattacgggaaacggttagctcacagaatagggacacggttagtgtagtgtgtgttggcggttggaaaaatcaaaatatgagggtggatggacattcgtccgcctcatatacacgaagtcctgtcatcgctgctccagtctgcctgggaccacggcgagtgcaacctgcgccgaaacgttaggcattttaaggtaaaatgcgtgttcgcgttaattcccgtattctattatacattgactaataaaccaaatattttttcagcttGTGAGGTTAAGTTCAAAGCTTTTGAGTCAACTAACGATTTTAGCAGAATCGAGTTATGGTATTGGAGAAATAAGTTATCAGCTCCTGAAAGGCGAAACTTCTGTTAAGCAAACTCTTTCACTGACGTTGCCATACATTGTGaggtaaaaaatgtttttatttgttacttactATATTATGCAATTTGTATGTTCCTTTAGTAAACTTCTTTACTTTTGCAGGACGGAAAAGCCactgaaaaagtattttattgattgTGGGGCACTTAATTTACTGTTCGACTCTATTGCCAATTCAAAAGAAGATATGCGAGATTGCGTAACTGCTTTAGCTAAATTAGCTAATAATGTACACATAAAAGATCCTAAAACATTAGAGAATAGATTCAAAGTAAAGAGTTGTTTCGACTATGATACCATACTAAAAAACCTAGCCATTGATGACGTTGTTATTTTTGAATTGGATGACTTATCGCTAGTAAAAGCAAATAGAGTATTTCTGTGTCAAAACTCAGATGTTTTTAGTGCCATGTTAATGGGTTGTTTCAAAGAATCTGTTGAAAAATGCGTGAGATTAAAAAATGTCACCAAACCTGCCTTAGAATATCTATTTTTCCTTTTACATGGAGGATATAATAATCCAAAACATGATGATAACTATTTTCCCATGTGTGATGATCTTCAAACAAATTTAGAAGTATTATTGTTAGCTGATAGATTCTTATTTGAAAAACTAAAGGGTCTATTAAGCAGTGCCATTTTACAATTCCAACTAACGCCAGATACTGCAGATAAGATATATGTGTGGTCACTCAGCGAGGGTATGGGATTCTTGTGTGTAGAATCAGTTGCATATTTATTAACAGGCAAAATGTGTGAAACCGATCGGACAAAATCCTTTAAAACTATACTCAGTTTAGAATATAAGGAACAATGGTTGGAGGACATAAAGTCCATGATATTAAGGCAacttgtaaagtaaatatacatataggtaTGTACCTAAAAAAACATGTGATCTCTTTTGCTTCCATgtcattttaaacttaaaaaatttcattgtaatattattttctatttatgcACCTTGGTTATATTGTAGGTTTCGATTGCGCCGAAGTATGTCATAGACTCATAGTATGCCATTAAAGATACATACTTGCCAAATACCCATCTAAAGATAAGTAGTACCCACCTGTATACCCTGATTGTGTTCGATAATATTGGTGGCAGCTACTTGCAACATCAATCAtttgtaatgaaaaaatatataaaacttgtTGGGGATTAAGAGTGGCCAATAGTTTCTTGaaagctcttctcattggccctacctcaTGAGCTGATGGTAAATTCACTTCCTGTATCTTCGCCTTTCATAGGTGTCAgtatttgacataatatatgaataaatgatttaattttgatatggTCATCAATGTGGTGTTCCACATCAAAAAGAAacaggaacaaatatttttggaatatgTCTACTGTTGGCTATGATCTTGATTTATACTATTATCCTAATGGTTTTACATTGTTTAATATCCAGTCTAACTTTGTCTTTAACTTATAATGTTGATAAAGATCACTAACCATGAATTAAGCTTGTTAACCTATTTGCGTTTCTTTAGATTAAATCAACTAGTCGTACTTGTATCAATTATAATACTGCCAGCCAGGATCgccatttactttttttatggcAGATTGTCCACActttttttaatgcatttataaaaaaaaacttgtattataatataaataaaaaattatattattatgcaccaTGAACTTTGTACATTTGgacttattattgtaaatattaatgtaagaatttattttaacttaaagaactttataatatatctaaattGGTTCTTTTGCTTATCACAAATGTATTGCTGCTATGATTTAAGGATGTAATGATGATATTTAGATGTAATTAAACCTTTATTTCATccaatttgtattatattaaaatatactatattcACTTAAGTCTTGTGTATCATTACATACATGCCATATTAATAAcacatacattacataataaCAAGAATTGGAGGTTTAGATTTCATTAATTATACTTTCATTCAGTAATTACtagcaaatatttattataaatcttaaaTGATGGGCTTCTTCAGTGAGAATGATAGTTTTATATCTTCACTTGGTACAAGAACTTGAGATGTATTAGCATTCACCTCATTTTTATTCATGCACTTGAAGTCGAAATTCGTCATAAtctgaaaaattataatttacattatgaAACCCACACAGcatgaaataaaattagtaatagAATTTATCTTATACATTACCTGACTTATAAGTTCAGTCATCTGCAACATTGCCAACTTTTTGCCTATGCAGGATCTAGCTCCAAGAGCAAAAGGCAATGATGCAAAAGACACATGATTCGTAAGATCCTTCTTTCGTGGATCATTTCTGTCCCATCTAAATGGTAGAAATTCATTTGCTCTGCTAAAGTTCCTTTCATCTCTACCCGATGTATAAATGGATGCTATAATTGGAGTCtgcaataaattcaattttttatagagaactgaatacatttaaaaagGATAAGATAAAAAGATATAGCTTTTATACCTATTCAAATTcaacaaagttataaataaaccgAAATAAAACACAACACTTAAGAtgtttttggtaaatatttttttaatccatctTTTAATTCTTCTTTTATGTGTTTGTAGGGTTCTTCTAATTCACTTGGAGCTAAAGGTATCCTTAACTTTCTTCTTAATGATGGGGAAAGCAGCACCAAGTTCTGCACCAAGCCTATACCACTAGAAGTCATCCAGTACAAGCACATACATGAAGGCACACTGGCAGCCACAGGTATCATCACTATTGTAAATACTCTAAACACATTTGTGaaagtattatataattttgaaggTTGTCTTAGTTTGGATAACCTTTGAATTTCTATAATAGATAAATTTGTTAATCCAAATGCAACAGGCAGGATCCATGAGTGGTCTGGTTCTGTCAAGTTAGGAATCCAGCCTAAACCTCCTGCTGACAACTCCATAAAAGTAACCATGGCTGCAGGATCACCATTAGACATATACACAAGGTTTCTCAGGGCGAATGACATGCACACCCACACTGGCAGCTGGAACCATATAAGTAAACTAGCTTTGAAAGGATGGCAGTTGTCTCTTTCTATTAAATTTCGCCATTGTTTTTTCAGTGACCTCTTATACAAAACTATGGCTTGTTTATCTGTTAAGTTGTATGCTTTTTTGGCCATTGCTGTTTCTCTTTTTAACTCATTAACTAGATCCTTAAGTTCTAAACTTATATTTTCAACTTTAGCTAAGatgtaattttgataaacaCTCAGTGGTAAGGTCATACCAGTTCTTATAAGTATTGTTGAAGTGACAATAGTAGCCCACCAAGGCAATCCAGTCATGTCGTGAAAATAAAGCAATCCATCCTGAATGAAATTTACAGGTGTGCTGTTTGATATACTTGCATATGTTTGTTCTTGCCATTTCACGAATCCTTCTAGCGATAAATTCCTTTTGTTGATGTGCATAGGAATATGATTTTGATGGCGAATATGATGTTTGTAAGTCCTGAATTCATTTTCACTACGATTATTATATTTCTCACAAATAGCGCTGTACGACCGTAACGATTGAATTGCTGGCTTTATCCTTAATTTACCTATACGCGTGTAATACAACATATTTATCATtttgtgtaagtatttatttacttcttaacCTGTTTCATACATAACCTATTTCTTATTTTGGTTTGACAATTGACAGTATTCATGACGTCCCTGACAATATGACAATCGACATTCGGTATTATCgacaataatattgtttttggttaaaatatttttataataatgttgcCCTATTATAAATGTATGCTATTTATAGTAGTTTTAAAGTATGGTAGATTGGCGGGCCACCTTGGAAAgctaatttattgatattttaatatatctaattataaaaaaaatcatcatatAAATGATGGCTAAGTAAAGGTCTAAAAACAGTCGCAACACGGAACAGATTTCTGATggtatagtataatataatgtattgttcTTACCCCTGCGTTGAGTTTGTATGGCCCCAACACGCTGTCTTTGGGCAAAATTCTTGTTAAGAAAGGAGCAACAGGATACAATCTCATAGATTCTTTTATTAGGTAATGCACGGAGACGTAATTTTCTGGCTTATACTCGTCTACTGTACTTTTATGTTTGGATAAAAGATATAAGCTCCATAATGACGTATAAGAagtctgaaaatatattttcattaggATTTAACTAGCAAGATAATCTTTTATCCCAAGTGTAAAATACTTACAGTATCACCGGCTGCAATAATAAAATctccaacaattttttttatgtcactGTCGTTAATATTTTCGTCAGATAGCATTTTTACCAATCCACTACTATGTTgcttgttttgtaatatttgtccGACTATTTTATGAGCTAGAAATAAGTAGTTAAAGATCATTATATTACTTTAACTTAttcagtaaaaattaaaaaaaaaacattttgatatcTACCTAAAGCCAATGAAGTATCAACACAATCTTTGAATTCCCGCCACACCTTTACGTTGAGTTTTTGGCACAAAGATATAGGCAAAccatataattttgttgttgtttgaaatattttttttactgattccGCAAACATACTTAATAGAACTTCAGAATGTTTGTTAGTTTTCAACGTCGACTCATTTCCTATCATTACTGCGAtaataactgcaaaaaaatgtagttgttaattatgtatttaaagttatacagggtgtggcgtaaataatggataatcctttaccagcggatgggcgacaacccaactgatctaaatatcaaaatttacctctggcacaagtatcatagtttttgagattttggccattttgtgtgtttttttaagaaagcgatttaagctcgttctttttaatgctgtgatcacaatttgaggctttttttaaatcgtttttttgcaaataaatcctgaatagatgtgctattgaatctacaatcttgctttgttattactacttgttttttatttaaattatgcattcaaagttgaattttataatctttcacaacatttgtgcaactttgagcacttgtggtgaaaaaaaaatgtatggtcgctttactgcccacgccataaataatttctaaattttataagaattctaaattggtataacatgcagcattaataccgattattgtcaaaatattacaaagaacttaaattattaacacttttgccggtcgactaattttattttttcccaCTAAGCgtgttctagattcaatagcacatctattcaggatttaattgcaaaacacggatttaaaaaaagtcttaatttgtgatcacagcaccaaaaagtacgagcgtaaatcgctttcttaaacacacataatggctaaaattttttggaaataaatcctaaattgatgtgctattgaacctaatatctttttttgttattactacttgtcttttatttaaactatgcattcaaagttaaattttataggtactttttcaacacttttgtgcaactttgaacacttgtgtgcagtgttgaaaaaaaaaagaaatacaaaacacaaataatattcaaataataaagataattggccatagttaaacggaaaggatccaacccacactaatAAACTGGCcgaaaatgagttatgtataccaaaacactccttgaagttaaaattttaattcaaacccaccatgaagctatagtcctgagttagtccccaaagttaaagtggagaatcaatgacgaaatacgatctgaacttaaatatctcgaaactacgtctgtgtgggttggatcgtttccgtttaactatggccaattagaaatctaaagagaactactctgttgacaaaaaaaacatttttcatcaaattgttatacattattttgaaatagacttggcagaagcagcacagttccaagcttttttatcatctaaataatctttaatagtgtaataaccctataaacatgaatatttgaaagcaaacttagcttaaacgcgctgataaaataaaattagtcgaccggcaaaagtgttaataatttaagttcgttgtaatattttgacaataatcggtattaatgctgcatgttataccaatttagaattcttataaaatttagaaattatttatggcgtgggcagtaaagccaccatacatttttttttcaccacaagtgctcaaagttgcacaaatgttgtgaaagattataaaattcaactttgaatgcataatttaaataaaaaacaagtagtaataacaaagcaagattgtagattcaatagcgcatctattcaggatttatttgcaaaaaacggatttaaaaaaagccttaaattgtgatcacagcattaaaaagaacgagtttaaatcgctttcttaaaaacacacaaaatggccaaaatctcaaaaactatgatacttgtgccagaggtaaattttgatatttagatcagttgggtggtcgcccatccgctggtaaaggattatccattatttacgccacaccctgtataaatgTAGCCAAATTCAGAGAAAGCGATCCAATAAAACAAGACCTCAAGCTTTATCGCACTGTGCaacatagtaaaataataatatgaatctaactttttaaaactaaattatgcaTAGTGCTTATCAAATATTGACTTCACTGCCGTACTGTTCCGGAGAAAACAGTTAGTGCAATGGTAACGTACCGTCTATGGATAATCTATAAAAATCTGATTCTAAATCGGGAACGAAATTTCTATTTTCTGCTTCTTTCCGCcatttaatcataaaatttgcTATTGTCGTCTTCACTGGATTTTCTAACCATTTCTCGGATCCCTCTTTCAATAGGTATTTGTTCAATACACGTCGGTTTTCTAGCCACTCTTCTCCATTCATAAAAAACAGTCCTCTTTTAGATCCATACAACTTCTCGTATAACAACCAAGGCTCAGGTAATATGTGA
This genomic stretch from Anticarsia gemmatalis isolate Benzon Research Colony breed Stoneville strain chromosome 13, ilAntGemm2 primary, whole genome shotgun sequence harbors:
- the sad gene encoding cytochrome P450 family protein sad yields the protein MHRIRYQSLFKGNILYHKSISNVVECSTPPLTIEYIPRRKSLPFIGTKLEFIAAGSGTKLHEYVDLRHKQLGTIFREKLGGSADLVFVSDPMLMRTLLLSLEGKYPAHILPEPWLLYEKLYGSKRGLFFMNGEEWLENRRVLNKYLLKEGSEKWLENPVKTTIANFMIKWRKEAENRNFVPDLESDFYRLSIDVIIAVMIGNESTLKTNKHSEVLLSMFAESVKKIFQTTTKLYGLPISLCQKLNVKVWREFKDCVDTSLALAHKIVGQILQNKQHSSGLVKMLSDENINDSDIKKIVGDFIIAAGDTTSYTSLWSLYLLSKHKSTVDEYKPENYVSVHYLIKESMRLYPVAPFLTRILPKDSVLGPYKLNAGTPIIASIYTSGRDERNFSRANEFLPFRWDRNDPRKKDLTNHVSFASLPFALGARSCIGKKLAMLQMTELISQIMTNFDFKCMNKNEVNANTSQVLVPSEDIKLSFSLKKPII